GCTTCCTGAACGTCGAGCTGTGCTTCCTTGCTCGTCACCGTCGCGTTCGCGGCGGCGACATCAGCTCTGGTCTGGTCCAGCGCGACGCGGAAGTCGCGATCGTCGATCCTGGCGAGGATCTGGCCGGCCTTCACATGCTCGTTATCGCCGACCAGGACCCGGTCGAGGTAGCCGCTGACCTTTGGCGCGATGGTGGTGTTGTCGGCCTTCACATAGGCGTCATCGGTGGAGACGAGGAAGCGGCCCACGGTCCAGTAGTCGTAGCCGTACCAGCTCGCACCGGCTAGCGCGGCGGCCGCGACGCCTACCAGCAGCAGCTTGCGGAAGTTGAGCTTTTTGGTGCGGGCCAGAGCCGGCGGGGCGGGCAGAGCGCCCTCCAACGCATGGGAAGGAACCGCGATGGCTTCGGTCTTGGACGGGTCGGTGTGCACGGTCATGGCCGGCTCCCTGAATTAGGAAACTTGACGATTTCCAAAATGAGATTAGCTTTGGAATTGTCAATGGAATGACAGGCATCATTTAAAGACATGGCTCAGGCAAAACCATCAGGTGAAACCCGTCCGCGCGGCCGGCCACCGGTCCGCAGCGACGAGGAGACGAAGAGACTAGTCTTCGACGCCGCGCGCCACGCCTTCGCAGTCGAGGGTTATGCCGCGACCAGCACGGAAGCGCTGGCGCGCAGCGCCGGAATCTCGACCAAGACGCTGTATCGTCTGTTTCCGGGCAAAGCGGCGCTGTTCGAGGCAATGTGCGTCGACAGGCTCGAACGGTTGCTCTCTGCCGTCGATCTTCAGGCAAGCGGCGATGTCGATATCGAGACGGGCCTCCGTGCCGCGCTGCTCGCCTGTGCCGAGCTCGCGCTCGATCCGGAGGTCGTGGCGTTGCAGCGCATGGTGCTCCAGGAATCGGCCGCGTTCCCCTATCTTGCTGCAAACTTCTACAAGAACGGCATCTCGCGCACCGCCACCACGCTCGCGCGCTGGCTCCGCGTCCAGGTGAAGAAGAGCCTTATCGCAATCGAGGACGCGGACGAGGCCGCCGGCATGCTGATCGGCATGGTCGCGTCGGCGCCGCAGCGGGCCGCGATCTATGGCGGAATGCCGCTGCCGTCGGGCAAGCAGATCGAGCGCCGCGTGCATACCTGCGCGGCCCTGTTCCTGCACGGCTGCCGCGTAGCACGGGAGTAGCGGCCTTGTTGACAATGTTCCTCGCCCCAACTAAATACTTCGCATGCGAAATAACGACGCCGCAGCGCGGCACCACCGGCTGGTCTATCTGCTGAGCGTTGCGCAGCGCCGGTTGCAGCGCTGGATGGCGGCCCGGCCCGAGAGCGAGGTGACGCCGGCGCAGGCCGGGCTATTGTTCATCCTCGGCCGAAAGGACGGCGTGCTGATGGGCGAGGCGGGCGCGGCGCTCGATCTGGGCCCGGCCGGCATTTCCGGCCTCGTCGACCGCACCGCAGCCGCAAAACTGATCGAGCGGCGGGCCGACCGTGACGACGGACGCGTCTGGCGGATCTGGCTGACGTCGAAGGGACGCACCGCGCTGGCGCAGGCGAAAGCCAATGCTGCGGACGTCAACGCGGCGCTGACGGAAGGTTTCACCAGTGCGGAGATCGACATCGTCGCGCGCTGGCTGATGAGCATACAGGACAAGTTTCCAAGAGGAGCAGACGAATGACCGAGCACGTCCGGATCGAGAGCAACGGCGGAATTCTCACGC
This genomic stretch from Bradyrhizobium sp. CCGB12 harbors:
- a CDS encoding TetR/AcrR family transcriptional regulator — translated: MAQAKPSGETRPRGRPPVRSDEETKRLVFDAARHAFAVEGYAATSTEALARSAGISTKTLYRLFPGKAALFEAMCVDRLERLLSAVDLQASGDVDIETGLRAALLACAELALDPEVVALQRMVLQESAAFPYLAANFYKNGISRTATTLARWLRVQVKKSLIAIEDADEAAGMLIGMVASAPQRAAIYGGMPLPSGKQIERRVHTCAALFLHGCRVARE
- a CDS encoding MarR family winged helix-turn-helix transcriptional regulator, which codes for MRNNDAAARHHRLVYLLSVAQRRLQRWMAARPESEVTPAQAGLLFILGRKDGVLMGEAGAALDLGPAGISGLVDRTAAAKLIERRADRDDGRVWRIWLTSKGRTALAQAKANAADVNAALTEGFTSAEIDIVARWLMSIQDKFPRGADE